The Amphiprion ocellaris isolate individual 3 ecotype Okinawa chromosome 6, ASM2253959v1, whole genome shotgun sequence genome contains a region encoding:
- the selenoe gene encoding selenoprotein e: MWALLVLALALTVRASETSNDTAVEEKPVIARAKLMAPSVVGUGIKKLPELYHFLMERSALYHNLEYDSSEEKNPRLIFYNEKDEVVKTVPVKKMKADEISSLLESLGFYKRSQKGEEVPEEFQHFPLPAPRDEL, from the exons ATGTGGGCCTTGTTGGTGCTCGCTCTTGCCCTCACTGTTAGGGCATCAGAAACCAGCAACGACACAGCAGTGGAAGAAAAACCTGTCATAGCCAGAGCTAAACTGATG GCTCCCAGTGTGGTCGGATGAGGCATAAAGAAGCTGCCTGAGCTCTATCATTTCCTCATGGAGCGATCGGCTTTATA CCACAACTTGGAATATGATTCATCGGAGGAGAAGAATCCCCGTCTGATATTCTATAATGAAAAGGACGAGGTTGTAAAG ACTGTTCCCGTGAAGAAAATGAAGGCGGACGAGATCAGCAGCCTGTTGGAGTCTCTGGGTTTCTACAAGAGGTCCCAGAAAGGGGAAGAGGTGCCAGAGGAGTTCCAGCATTTCCCCCTGCCAGCCCCCAGGGACGAGCTGTGA
- the zgc:112294 gene encoding transmembrane protein 17A, with product MPVFYSPVPENLQMGLAYMGGSVFTNNRTADSDFTREQEDASVVNELVSHLPLQMLLYFNMFYFPCWWFSAVFMLEVKFYHLAGYYQALLITGMILLTLIEVVRLYLGYIGNLKEKVPELAAFWLLSFMFQLPVLLFFLTDEGIIILPLERAVHSVYLLFLLAQILASFLALRTMTRKLTLLFYLRQFGKVEGFRHTGMSPVYGIPYHRSVLPVSPSQDMFH from the exons ATGCCTGTGTTTTACTCTCCTGTGCCCGAGAACCTGCAGATGGGTCTGGCCTACATGGGAGGATCAGTGTTCACCAACAACAGGACGGCAGACAGCGACTTCACCAGGGAGCAGGAGGATGCATCTG TGGTCAACGAGTTGGTGTCTCACCTTCCCCTTCAGATGCTTCTATActtcaacatgttttattttccctgTTGGTGGTTCTCTGCCGTGTTCATGTTGGAAGTAAAG TTCTACCATCTGGCCGGTTACTACCAGGCTCTGCTCATCACCGGGATGATCCTCCTCACACTCATTGAAGTGGTCCGACTCTATCTGGGCTACATTGGCAACCTTAAAGAAAAG GTGCCAGAGCTGGCAGCCTTCTGGCTCCTGTCTTTCATGTTCCAGCTGCCGGTGCTGCTGTTCTTCCTGACCGATGAAGGAATTATCATCCTGCCTCTGGAGAGGGCCGTCCACTCCGtctacctcctcttcctcctcgccCAGATCCTGGCCTCCTTCTTGGCGCTCAGGACCATGACCCGAAAGCTCACCTTGCTCTTCTATCTGCGCCAGTTTGGAAAGGTGGAGGGCTTCCGGCACACGGGGATGAGCCCAGTTTACGGCATTCCCTACCACCGCAGTGTGCTGCCGGTGTCACCCAGCCAGGATATGTTCCATTGA